A stretch of Kaistella flava (ex Peng et al. 2021) DNA encodes these proteins:
- a CDS encoding TolC family protein — protein sequence MKTKIGFLIILNFFYLNVFSQNIKYPDQWTLQNSIEYAKTNNFSITSLRLSKNSSDQDLLQAKAAKYPNLNGTVSQGIFAVSGNNGFHINGANSQSIGASSSMILYHDNNINNTVLSKDLLVQMANLSVNEAENNITLSVTQAFLNVMMAQENLIYFQNLLSTTQIQLKQGTQLYNAGSISKLNFLQFQSQQAQDEYNLVAAQNTLRTDLLNLKQLLQLPSSYDFQISAPSDILVSDDIKTLQEVQNSAQTKRPEVKYGQLNIENSETNLKIAQSSIKPTLSLAGNISTNYSQGNGNYFNQLGNQFYLPVGLSLGIPIYNNRIYRTNIEKSKIEIQQANLSLQNTRTVLNQQIEQAFINLQNSISQYESAEKQMKINEETYSIVNAQLKLGAIDYVQLQQQKLIYIQALQNYLQAKYSAVLNKKIYEFYAGQEINL from the coding sequence ATGAAAACAAAAATAGGATTTCTAATCATTCTGAATTTTTTTTATTTAAATGTTTTTTCACAAAATATTAAATATCCGGATCAGTGGACTTTGCAGAATTCCATTGAATACGCAAAAACAAATAACTTCAGCATCACTTCTTTACGACTATCAAAAAACTCATCAGATCAAGATCTTTTACAGGCAAAAGCAGCAAAATATCCAAATCTAAACGGAACTGTTTCGCAAGGAATCTTTGCCGTTAGCGGGAATAATGGATTTCATATTAATGGCGCAAATTCCCAAAGTATTGGTGCGAGTTCTTCTATGATTCTGTACCACGACAACAATATTAACAATACTGTTTTGTCAAAAGATTTATTGGTTCAAATGGCGAATTTATCTGTTAATGAAGCGGAAAATAATATTACGTTGAGTGTGACACAAGCATTTTTAAATGTGATGATGGCGCAGGAAAATCTTATTTACTTTCAAAACTTACTCTCCACAACTCAAATTCAACTTAAACAGGGAACGCAACTTTATAATGCCGGAAGTATTTCAAAATTAAACTTTCTGCAATTTCAGTCTCAGCAAGCACAGGACGAATATAATTTGGTTGCCGCCCAAAACACGCTACGAACAGATTTATTGAATTTAAAACAGCTTCTGCAATTGCCGTCATCTTATGATTTTCAAATTTCGGCACCTTCAGATATTCTCGTCAGTGATGATATTAAAACGCTTCAGGAAGTTCAAAATTCGGCACAGACGAAAAGACCTGAAGTTAAATACGGTCAACTGAATATTGAAAATTCTGAAACCAATTTAAAAATTGCACAATCTTCCATTAAACCTACTTTAAGTTTGGCAGGAAATATTTCGACTAATTATTCTCAGGGAAACGGCAATTATTTTAATCAGTTAGGAAATCAGTTTTATTTACCGGTTGGTTTAAGTCTGGGAATTCCCATTTACAATAACCGAATTTATAGAACCAACATCGAAAAATCGAAAATCGAAATACAGCAAGCTAATCTAAGTTTACAAAATACCAGAACGGTTTTAAATCAACAGATCGAACAGGCTTTCATTAATCTTCAAAATTCAATTTCGCAATATGAATCAGCCGAAAAGCAAATGAAAATTAACGAAGAAACTTATTCTATTGTTAATGCACAGCTGAAACTTGGTGCCATTGATTATGTGCAACTTCAGCAACAGAAACTGATTTATATTCAAGCTCTTCAAAATTATTTACAGGCAAAATACTCGGCAGTTCTCAATAAGAAAATCTACGAATTCTACGCCGGGCAAGAAATTAATTTGTAA
- a CDS encoding efflux RND transporter periplasmic adaptor subunit, whose translation MKNKKWLIWAAAVLVLGIGLWYYFKKSEAVKIQLTTVKPEMGDITESITATGTIQPVDTVAVGTQVSGTLNKIYVDFNSQVKKGQLLATLEPSLLKDQALQIAGNLANAKSNLAYNQNNYNRQLQLYKVGAISKADLQVAENQNNAARSQIMSINAQLSAANKNLSYTRIYSPIDGTVLSRNVSEGQTVAASFSTPTLFSIAKDLTKMQVRASIDEADIGNVKAGQKVTFTVDAFPDLNFSGEVTEIRLHPTVSANVVNYITIINADNAELKLKPGMTANISVITSDISKVMKIPAQAVNFKPDSLVASNYTINSPYTASQKKQWTGQKSTANKEMPKGEAAVWVLATDQSISRKKIKTGTSNDTDLQVISGLSVNDNVITGYKTLTKKTTGASKSPFLPQRSSGKKPSGGGGGPR comes from the coding sequence ATGAAAAATAAAAAATGGCTGATTTGGGCTGCTGCAGTTTTAGTTTTGGGAATCGGACTTTGGTACTATTTCAAAAAAAGTGAGGCCGTCAAAATACAACTTACCACCGTAAAACCCGAAATGGGCGATATCACCGAATCCATTACCGCGACGGGAACTATTCAGCCGGTCGATACGGTTGCGGTCGGTACACAAGTTTCAGGAACGCTGAATAAAATTTATGTCGATTTTAATTCGCAAGTAAAAAAAGGTCAACTTCTGGCGACTTTGGAACCTTCTTTATTAAAAGATCAGGCTTTACAGATCGCCGGGAATCTTGCCAATGCCAAAAGTAATTTAGCCTATAATCAAAATAATTATAATCGTCAACTGCAACTCTACAAAGTTGGAGCAATCAGTAAAGCCGATCTGCAAGTGGCCGAAAATCAAAACAATGCAGCCAGATCCCAGATCATGTCAATTAATGCTCAGCTTTCTGCCGCCAATAAAAATTTATCATATACTAGAATTTACTCACCGATTGACGGTACCGTTTTATCCAGAAATGTAAGCGAAGGTCAAACGGTAGCTGCGAGCTTCAGTACCCCAACTTTATTCAGTATTGCTAAAGATTTAACAAAAATGCAGGTTCGTGCGTCAATTGACGAAGCCGATATCGGAAATGTGAAAGCTGGACAAAAAGTAACTTTCACGGTAGATGCTTTTCCTGATCTCAATTTTAGTGGTGAAGTCACTGAGATCCGTTTACACCCGACCGTTTCCGCCAACGTAGTGAATTATATCACCATCATCAATGCCGATAATGCTGAACTGAAACTGAAACCTGGAATGACCGCAAATATTTCAGTGATTACAAGCGATATTTCTAAAGTCATGAAAATTCCAGCGCAGGCAGTTAACTTTAAACCGGATTCTTTAGTAGCCAGCAATTACACCATTAATTCTCCTTACACTGCAAGTCAGAAAAAACAATGGACCGGCCAAAAATCTACAGCTAATAAAGAAATGCCAAAAGGTGAAGCGGCAGTTTGGGTTTTGGCCACAGACCAATCTATTTCCAGAAAAAAGATAAAAACAGGAACGAGCAATGACACCGATCTGCAGGTGATTTCAGGCTTAAGTGTCAACGACAATGTGATCACAGGTTATAAAACTTTAACCAAAAAAACAACCGGCGCTTCTAAAAGTCCCTTCTTGCCACAAAGATCTAGTGGAAAAAAACCAAGTGGCGGTGGCGGAGGACCAAGATAA
- a CDS encoding ABC transporter ATP-binding protein, whose translation MAKILEIIDLTRDFKMGAETVHALRGVSFTVEEGEFVTIMGHSGSGKTTMLNILGCLDKPTEGDYFLDGVNVKNLDKDQLARLRNEKIGFVFQSYNLLARTSALENVELPLLYNSKISSQERYERSLKSLETVKLSDRINYLPNQMSGGQQQRVAIARALVNEPVMILADEATGNLDTRTSYEIMTLMQELNQQGKTIVFVTHEPDIAVFSGRTITLKDGRVIKDVKNENIKSAKDALDALPVDVDYKP comes from the coding sequence ATGGCAAAAATATTAGAAATCATTGATCTTACAAGAGATTTTAAAATGGGCGCAGAAACCGTTCATGCTTTACGTGGCGTAAGTTTCACTGTAGAAGAAGGTGAATTTGTGACCATCATGGGACACAGTGGTTCCGGAAAAACGACGATGCTTAATATTTTAGGATGCCTGGATAAACCTACGGAGGGTGATTATTTTCTGGATGGCGTCAATGTAAAAAATTTAGACAAAGATCAACTCGCTCGATTAAGAAATGAAAAAATCGGATTTGTTTTTCAGTCTTACAATTTACTGGCAAGAACCTCTGCTTTAGAAAATGTGGAACTTCCGCTTTTGTACAATTCAAAAATATCGAGTCAGGAAAGATATGAACGTTCTTTGAAATCGCTGGAAACCGTAAAATTGAGTGACCGAATCAACTATCTCCCAAATCAAATGTCGGGCGGACAACAGCAAAGAGTTGCCATTGCAAGAGCCTTGGTCAACGAACCCGTAATGATTTTAGCTGATGAAGCCACTGGAAATCTAGATACAAGAACGTCTTACGAAATTATGACTTTGATGCAGGAACTCAATCAACAGGGAAAAACTATTGTCTTCGTAACGCACGAACCGGATATCGCCGTTTTTAGTGGAAGAACGATTACTTTGAAAGACGGAAGAGTCATCAAAGATGTGAAAAATGAAAATATTAAAAGTGCAAAAGATGCACTTGATGCATTGCCGGTAGATGTCGATTATAAACCCTAA
- a CDS encoding ABC transporter permease has translation MKLSNLFKIAWKAILRNKLRAFLTMLGIIIGVASVIAMTAIGEGSKKSISDQLSSMGSNMINIRPTSNVNVSGGARIGASGLQSLKTADVDAILKGAPDVSYVSPAVQTNGQSINGANNWPTQLQGVNADYFKIRDWKASDGALFTEKDVSSSSKVCLIGQTVLTNLFPNGEDPIGKVIRFNKIPMTIIGVLESKGANTFGQDQDDVIIAPFNTVQRRFLGIDYVQTIYAASTNENTSSKASDEISQILRKQHHLSPDGNSDDFSVRTQAELISTMSSTSQLLTVLLSAIAGISLLVGGIGIMNIMYVSVTERTKEIGLRMSIGARGKDILYQFLIEAILISVTGGIIGVILGITVTKLVTAFLSWPTYITESSIILSFVVCAITGVFFGYYPALKASKLDPIEALRYE, from the coding sequence ATGAAACTCTCAAATTTATTCAAAATTGCCTGGAAAGCCATTCTCCGAAATAAACTGCGGGCGTTTCTGACCATGCTCGGAATCATCATTGGTGTCGCTTCTGTTATCGCCATGACCGCCATTGGTGAAGGTTCGAAAAAAAGCATCAGCGATCAGCTTTCTTCGATGGGTTCGAATATGATTAACATTCGGCCGACAAGCAATGTGAATGTTTCGGGAGGTGCAAGAATTGGTGCGTCCGGGTTGCAGAGTTTAAAAACGGCAGATGTCGACGCGATTTTAAAAGGCGCTCCAGATGTTTCGTATGTTTCTCCAGCAGTACAAACCAATGGTCAATCGATTAATGGTGCCAATAACTGGCCGACTCAACTTCAGGGCGTGAATGCTGATTATTTTAAAATCCGTGACTGGAAAGCTTCTGACGGAGCATTATTTACGGAGAAAGATGTTTCTTCCTCCAGTAAAGTTTGTTTAATTGGACAAACGGTTTTAACCAATTTATTTCCAAATGGAGAAGACCCGATTGGAAAAGTGATTCGGTTTAATAAAATTCCGATGACGATTATTGGTGTGCTCGAATCGAAAGGCGCCAATACGTTTGGTCAGGATCAGGACGATGTAATCATTGCACCATTTAATACCGTGCAAAGAAGATTTTTAGGAATTGATTATGTTCAAACAATCTACGCCGCTTCCACCAACGAAAATACATCCTCAAAAGCTTCTGATGAAATTTCTCAGATTCTTCGCAAACAGCATCATCTTTCTCCAGACGGAAACAGTGATGATTTTTCGGTGCGAACACAGGCAGAATTAATTTCGACTATGAGTTCTACCAGTCAACTTTTAACGGTGCTGTTATCAGCGATCGCGGGAATTTCCCTTTTAGTCGGCGGAATTGGAATTATGAATATCATGTACGTTTCGGTGACAGAAAGAACGAAAGAAATCGGCTTGCGAATGTCTATAGGTGCACGCGGAAAAGATATTCTGTATCAGTTTTTAATTGAAGCAATTCTCATCAGTGTAACTGGCGGAATTATAGGAGTAATCCTCGGAATTACCGTTACGAAATTGGTTACCGCTTTTCTCTCCTGGCCTACTTATATTACGGAATCCTCGATTATTCTTTCCTTTGTCGTTTGTGCAATTACTGGCGTTTTCTTCGGATATTATCCTGCTTTGAAAGCTTCTAAACTTGACCCAATTGAAGCCTTGAGATATGAGTAA
- a CDS encoding phosphatidylglycerol lysyltransferase domain-containing protein, whose translation MIKNSYLFLKKTILKIRWQEILAVLILFLAFVFFRSERKEMASILPQLYQAKPFWIVAGVLLTGVYIFLQAAMYMASFRAVGVKLKLSDALELFLKRNFLSVFLPAGGISSLAFTPRQIQRKNYDKNSIHQASAIYGFIGIVTVFLVGIPVVAYAAFVNKNFGNSWIWLLGVGIFIAAVFWLVNSLRTKGFIYHFLEKHFPKKVTDIDGFFGGEIHKKYFYITIFISTLIEFCGIFHLLIAMFAFGATGSFSAAAVGYTISVLLMLVSPFLRGLGAVEFTLIYILANFGFSHSEGLGITLLYRVFEFWLPLLLGLFAFVWKGRKIVARIFPALSIFILGLINIVSVITPPLADRLRIGKHYLSEDTMHISKILTLIAGILLVVTSAYLLRGLKRGWYFALILAVISFFGNLIKALDYEEAIVALVIIFMLLMSRKEYVLKTNRKYLRLGFSWVVGLFIAVILFNFLSFYFIDRRHFGIDFTWRESLYYTVQSFFLFQDNGLIPKTGFARDFEYLNYFLGIVSWLLLIFSVFNVRKLVDTKESFDDFEEAQNLVQMYGTSPLDFFKVAKDKQFYFSDEVEGFVSYSVANNFAFVLEEPVCEEDHKEKIIEEFEDFCKKNGLKSVYYRIDEQSLFLFKPLKKQKLFIGQEAIMNTENFKLEGKDRKTLRNGLNSLAKKGYTSEILYHPQNEEILNEIQNISDEWLKEFDKEEMVFSQGMFDRAEIENQDLIVIKNEIGKIEAFLNIIPDFAPEECTYDLIRKTVNAPNGSMDAMIVKLVEYAKSKELLYINLGLTPLGGIKEPDNTAEEILKFVYNRIGSFKHYQSLRDFKEKYADQWENKYLIYGNDFDLLQIPAALNKITKPK comes from the coding sequence ATGATTAAAAATAGTTACTTATTTCTCAAAAAAACCATTTTGAAAATCAGATGGCAGGAAATTCTTGCGGTTTTAATTCTTTTTCTGGCGTTCGTTTTTTTCAGAAGTGAAAGAAAAGAAATGGCTTCTATTCTACCGCAGCTTTATCAGGCGAAACCATTTTGGATTGTTGCCGGAGTTCTGCTCACCGGCGTTTATATTTTTTTGCAAGCCGCAATGTACATGGCAAGTTTTCGGGCAGTTGGCGTAAAACTGAAACTTTCAGATGCGCTCGAATTATTTTTAAAAAGAAATTTCCTAAGCGTTTTTCTTCCTGCGGGCGGAATCAGTTCTCTCGCTTTTACACCGCGACAGATTCAGCGGAAAAATTATGATAAAAACAGCATTCATCAAGCGAGCGCCATCTATGGATTTATTGGAATTGTTACCGTTTTCCTAGTCGGAATCCCCGTAGTTGCGTACGCCGCATTTGTTAATAAAAATTTTGGAAATTCCTGGATTTGGTTGTTGGGCGTAGGAATTTTTATCGCAGCCGTTTTCTGGCTGGTGAATTCCCTTCGAACCAAAGGATTTATCTATCATTTTTTAGAGAAACATTTCCCGAAAAAAGTCACCGATATTGATGGGTTTTTCGGTGGCGAAATTCACAAAAAATATTTTTACATCACCATCTTCATTTCGACTTTAATCGAGTTTTGCGGAATTTTTCATTTACTGATTGCCATGTTTGCATTTGGTGCAACGGGATCTTTTTCTGCAGCGGCGGTAGGTTACACGATTTCAGTTTTGCTGATGCTGGTTTCTCCTTTTTTAAGAGGTCTTGGTGCGGTCGAATTTACTTTGATTTATATTTTGGCAAACTTTGGATTCTCTCACAGTGAAGGATTGGGAATTACTTTGCTTTATCGGGTATTTGAATTTTGGTTGCCTTTATTACTGGGACTTTTTGCTTTTGTTTGGAAGGGCAGAAAAATCGTTGCCCGAATCTTTCCGGCACTTTCCATTTTCATTTTGGGCTTAATCAATATTGTTTCGGTAATTACTCCGCCACTTGCAGATCGTCTGAGAATCGGTAAACATTATCTTTCAGAAGATACGATGCATATTTCAAAAATACTGACTTTAATCGCGGGAATTCTTTTGGTGGTAACGTCTGCTTATCTTTTGCGAGGTTTAAAAAGAGGGTGGTATTTTGCCCTTATTCTCGCTGTAATTTCTTTTTTCGGGAATCTAATTAAAGCACTTGATTATGAAGAAGCGATTGTGGCTTTGGTCATAATTTTCATGTTATTAATGAGTCGAAAAGAATATGTTTTAAAGACGAACAGAAAATATTTAAGACTTGGATTTTCGTGGGTCGTTGGACTATTTATTGCCGTAATACTTTTCAATTTTCTAAGTTTTTACTTTATTGACAGACGCCATTTTGGAATTGATTTTACCTGGAGAGAATCTCTTTATTATACGGTTCAAAGTTTTTTTCTTTTTCAAGATAATGGTTTGATACCAAAAACTGGATTTGCCCGAGATTTTGAATATCTCAATTACTTCCTCGGAATTGTTTCTTGGTTATTGCTTATTTTCTCTGTGTTTAATGTTCGAAAACTTGTCGATACTAAGGAGAGTTTCGACGATTTTGAAGAAGCACAAAATTTAGTACAGATGTATGGAACTTCACCGTTGGATTTCTTTAAAGTAGCAAAAGACAAACAATTCTATTTTTCTGATGAGGTTGAAGGTTTTGTTTCTTACAGCGTTGCGAATAATTTTGCATTCGTCTTGGAAGAACCGGTTTGCGAAGAAGATCATAAAGAAAAAATCATCGAGGAGTTTGAAGATTTCTGTAAAAAAAATGGTTTAAAATCGGTCTATTATCGAATTGACGAACAGAGTTTATTTCTATTTAAACCTTTAAAAAAACAGAAATTATTTATCGGTCAGGAAGCAATTATGAATACCGAAAACTTTAAATTAGAAGGAAAAGACAGAAAAACATTGAGAAACGGTTTGAATTCTTTAGCTAAAAAAGGATACACTTCAGAGATTCTTTACCATCCTCAGAATGAAGAAATCCTGAATGAAATTCAAAATATTTCAGATGAATGGCTGAAGGAATTCGATAAAGAGGAAATGGTTTTTTCGCAAGGAATGTTTGATCGCGCTGAAATAGAAAATCAGGATTTAATCGTAATTAAAAATGAAATTGGAAAGATCGAAGCGTTTCTTAATATTATTCCAGATTTTGCGCCTGAGGAATGTACGTATGATTTGATTCGAAAAACGGTAAACGCCCCAAATGGAAGCATGGATGCGATGATTGTAAAACTTGTGGAATATGCTAAGTCAAAGGAATTGCTTTATATCAACCTTGGTTTAACGCCTTTAGGAGGAATTAAAGAACCCGATAATACGGCAGAGGAAATATTAAAGTTCGTATATAATCGTATTGGGAGTTTTAAACATTATCAAAGCTTACGTGATTTCAAAGAAAAATATGCGGATCAATGGGAAAATAAATATCTGATTTATGGCAATGATTTTGATTTGTTGCAAATTCCAGCTGCTTTGAATAAAATCACAAAACCC